The DNA window GCACTCCGCGCGTCCTCCCTACCTTGGGGACACCTCTCGCCGTTCCCTCCGAGGAGTGAGTCCCCATGCGAGTCCATCACCTCAACTGCGGCACCCTGTGCCCCGCCAGCGCGCGCTTCGTCCTGGGCGAGGGTGGCCTGTTCACGCGGGCGCGTCTCGTCTGCCACTGCCTGCTCATCGAGTCGGACGACGGCCTGGTGCTGGTCGACACGGGCCTGGGGCTCGCGGACATCCAGGACCCGCGCAGGTTGGGGCAGCGCTTCCTGCGTCGCAATGCGCCTCGACTGTCGCGGGAGGAGACGGCGGCGGCGCAGGTGGAGCGGCTGGGGTTCCGGCGCGAGGACGTGCGGCACATCATCCCCACGCACCTCGACCTGGACCACGTCGGTGGGCTCGCGGACTTCCCACGCGCGAAGGTGCACGTCTTCCGGGACGAGTACGCCGCGGCGATGGCACCGGTGGGGCGCAGCGCGAAGTTCGGTTACCGCGCCGCCCAGTGGGCCCATCAGCCGCTGTGGAGGCCGTATGACGTCGCGGGTGAGCGCTGGTTCGGGTTCGCCTCGGTGCGCGTCATTCCGGAGCTGGCCTCGGAGCTCGTGATGGTGCCCCTGGTGGGTCACTCGGAGGGACACTGCGGCGTCGCCGTGAGGACGGAGGGACGGTGGCTGCTGCACGCGGGAGATGCGTACTTCAGCCACAAGGAGATGGACCCCGTGTCGCCGCGCAGCCCGTGGGGACTGGCGCTCTTCCAGCGGCTGCGCTCCACGGACAACGCCGCGCGCCTCGAGAACCAGGCGCGTCTGCGTGCCCTGGTGAAAGAGCATCCGGACGAGGTGAGCATGTTCTCCGCACACTGCGCGGTGGAACTGGAGCGTTACGTGCGCGCATCGGTGATGCCCGCCCTGACGCCGTCCTCCGTGGCCCGCGACTCCGCGGCCTGAAGGGGGCGCGTCACGCGCGGCGACGGCGGGCGCGGTGGAGGCCGAGGAAGAGGTACCACCCGTCGACGTCCCTTACCTCCCACTCTGCTCACGCCTGCGCCCCCAATAGCGCTCCTGTCCTTCCTATGCTCTGACGGGCGCGGCGAGGTGGGACTCCATCTTCAGGTATTAGCTCTCGGACCTGGGAGACTGCTGTGGGGGCGGGGGCTGTCGTGAGATGGCTTGAGACGGATTGCGCCTGACGCGGCTCTCCCTACAACGCCGCGCACCCGCGCGTCTGCACCGTGGCGCCATCGAGCTCCAGGACCGCCTCCAGCGTCCAGAAGCCGTTGATCTTCTCCCCCTGGAAGTGGAGCACGCCGCGACCGGTCGACCCTGCCACGGGCATCCACCAATCCACGCGGCCGGAGGCCGCTGACCACGCCTGACTCGTCCTCGGGACCTTCAGGGAACCGTAGGACCAGCCCCACCACGAAGCGTCGATGGGTTCGCCCAGCAGATTGCGAGCCTCCGCGCACGCGGCCAGCTTCTCCAGCGCGGCTCGGGGCGCGCCACTCATGCGCAGCTTCACCCTGTCATACACCTGAAAGGCCACTGCGAGAGCCAGCAGCCCCAGCACGCCCTGGACCGCGCGCTTCGCGAGGCTGACCGGCCGGGAGGAGGACGTGGACATGAGGCCAGTGTCCTCCACCCGTCTCGGAGTCGGCAATGACGCCCCGGCGATACCCAGCCGCCCGGGGAAGAGGGCCGTACTACCGACCGGCGATGGGCAGTCGGGCGGCAGCACATCCAGGACGCCGATACGCTCGTCGCGGACGCACTGCCACTCGCCTCTATCGCAGCGCCGCGAGCGCCGCGCCGACCTTCGCCACCGTCACGGAGACAGGCGTCGTCACCTCCGGAGCGAAGATGGCGACCCGGAGTTCCTCGAAGGTCCACCGCAGCTCCTGGGCCGCCTCCTGGTCACGCACGGTGGCGCACTTCGTGAGGAAGGTCTCCCAAAGGGGCGTGAAGGGCGCGGCCTTCCCCGCGTCCTTGGCGGGGTTCGCCACCGCCCGCGCCAGCCGCGCCTGAGCCGCACGCAGATACCGCGGGTAGTGCAGCAGGCGCGCGAAGGGAATCGACTCGATGAGCTTCGCGGGGAACAACTGCCCGAGCTGCGAACGGATATCCCGCACGGCCGCCGCGCCGCTCTGCCCCTTGGAGGCCGCCTTGAGCGCGGCGAGCGTCTGCACGAGCTCCCCGGAAGTGACCACGACGGCGTTCGCCCACTCCCGCGCGGTCTGCTCGATGCGCGGTGAGCCCCCTTGGAGCAGCGCCTCGAAGGCCACCTTCGTGCGAGGCAGTGGCGTGCCCGGTGCGAGCTTGAACGCATCGTCGACAGCACGTGCGAGGACGAGCATCCGAAAGGCGTCCGCCTGCCCCTTCGCGGGCGGCGCGCCGTCCAGGGACGGGATGGGCTGCGGCATGCGCGCGGCGCTGACGGCCACGTGCCCACGCGCCGCGAGCATCAAGAGCCGACGAACGCCCGTGCGCATGGCCGCTTCGGCGGCAGCGGCTGTCTCGAGCAGCACCAGGTCCACGGTGGCACCCCGGTCGACGAGCGCGGGATAGCTGCGAACCTCGAGCCCTCCCACCCGCCGGGTGACCACCGCGGGCAGCTCGCCAAAGGTCCAGGCCGTCAGCCCCTTGCGCTCCCAATCCGAAGCCGGTGCCGCGCTGCGCAGCACCGACCGCGCATGTCCCCCGTGCTGCTCGAGCAGCGTGTCGGCGTCACGGCTCCGCGCGAGCTCCTTTCCCCGCTCGTCGAGCACCCGAAGCGTGGTCCGCAAGTACGGAGGCACGGCCTCCGCCCGGAAGGAATCCTCGGTCACGTCCACGTCGCACAGTCGAGACACCGCACGCGCGAGCGCAGGAATCAACGGCCCACGGAAGGGCACCAGCTCCTTCGCGAGACGGTCGACCAGCTCCGGCAATGGCCCCAACTGCTTGCGCTGGGCACGGGGAAGCTGCTCGAGCAGGGCCGTGAGCTTCTCCCGATGCCACCCGGGGATGGTCCAGTCGAGCTCCCCCGGGACCAGTTGGGCGAGCAGCAGCAACGGCACGCTCAAGGTGATGCCGTCGTCCTCAGCCGACGGGTCGAAGGTATACGCCACCGGCACGGACACACCATGCAGGCTGACCGCGTCCGGGTAGCTCGCCGGGGACAGGCCCGGGTCGTACGCGAGGGCATCCTCCATCGAGAGGACGAGCACGCCGGGGTCGGCCGCCTCCGCCTTGCGGCGCCAGACCTCGAAGCCCGCCCCATCCGTCACGTCCGCGGGGACGCGCTGGTCGAAGAACGTCAGCAGCGCCTCGCTGTCGAGCAGCTCGCTCTTCCGGGCCTTGTCCCGCAGGCGCGCCACGCGCTCGAGCACCTGGAGGTTCTTCTCCTGGAACGCCCCCCTCGTGCGGTACTCGCCCCGCACCAGGGCGTGCTCGAGGAACATCAGCCGTGCGCGCTCGGGGTCCATGGTGACCAGGGCCACCGGGCGCTCCTTGAAGACGGTGAGCCCGAAGAGCGTCGCGCTCTCCTTCACGACGGCGCGCGCGGACTTCTCCGACCAGTGGGGATCGGAGTAGCTGCGCTTGAGCAGATGGGGGGCCGCCGCCGCGAGCCACTCCGGGTCGAGCTTCGCCGCGGTGCGCGCGAACAACTGGGACGTCTCCACGAGCTCGAACGCCATCACCCAGGCCGGGGGCTTCTTCCCCAGCGCAGACGAGGGGTGGACCATGAAGCGCGTCTGCTTCGCGCCCGTGTAGGCGCGCTGCTCCGGGTTCCACTGGCCGATGCGGGACAACAACCCGGTGAGGAGCGCCTGGTGCAGCACGTCCCCGCGCACCGGAGCGCCCTGGCCCTTGCGCGGCAGGCGCAGCTCGCGGACGGTCTCCTCGAGCTGGCGCTGGACGTCCCGCCACTCGCGCACCCGCAGGAACGACAGGAAGTTGTCCCGACACACGCGCCGCAGATGGGACGTGCCCCGGCTGTCGGCCTCGCGCACGAAGGCCCACAGCTTGAGCAGCCCCGCGAAGTCCGAGTGCTCATCACGGAAGCGCCGGTGCAGCTCGTCCGCCTTCTGTGCGAGCTCCCGGGGCCGCTCGCGCGGGTCCTGCAGGTTGAGCGCCGCGGCGACGATGAGCACCTCGTCCAGGCACCCGTACTCGGCACCGGCGAGAATCATCCGCGCGATGCGCGGGTCCACCGGGAAGCGCGCGAGCTGGTGCCCCATCGGCGTCAGGGTGCGGTCCTTGCCCTCGATGGCCCCGAGCTCCTCGAGCACCCGCCAGCCCTCGGCGATGGCCTTAGGCTGCGGCGGGTCGAGGAAGGGGAAGTCCTCGACGTCGCCGAGGCCGAGGGACTTCATCCGCAGGATGACCCCCGCCAGCCCCGTGCGCTTGATTTCGGGGTCGGTGAAGGCGGACCGCGAGGTGAAGCTCGCCTCGTCGTAGAGGCGTACACAGATGCCCTCGCGCACGCGGCCACAGCGCCCCTTGCGCTGGTCGGCGCTGGCCTGGGAGACCGGCTCGATGTGCAGGCGCGTGACGCCCGAGCGCGAGTCGT is part of the Myxococcus landrumus genome and encodes:
- the hrpA gene encoding ATP-dependent RNA helicase HrpA, with product MSGDSPVPTLDGLPTLRFPPELPISSRVEDITAAISAHQVVIVAGATGSGKTTQLPKILLAMGRGRPRQIGVTQPRRIAATSVAARVARELGTELGTDVGYQIRFEDRSSRSTAVKFMTDGVLLAQIHSDPLLRRYDTIVLDEAHERSLTIDFLLGWLKRLLPRRPDLKVVVSSATIETERFSQFFGGAPVIQVEGRTFPVDVLYEPPPEDDELADSVADAVANVLSLDPDGDVLVFLPGEREIREAENALNARNLRGTVVQPLYSRLSASEQSRVFASIPERRVILSTNVAETSVTIPGIVYVVDTGVARLSRYDSRSGVTRLHIEPVSQASADQRKGRCGRVREGICVRLYDEASFTSRSAFTDPEIKRTGLAGVILRMKSLGLGDVEDFPFLDPPQPKAIAEGWRVLEELGAIEGKDRTLTPMGHQLARFPVDPRIARMILAGAEYGCLDEVLIVAAALNLQDPRERPRELAQKADELHRRFRDEHSDFAGLLKLWAFVREADSRGTSHLRRVCRDNFLSFLRVREWRDVQRQLEETVRELRLPRKGQGAPVRGDVLHQALLTGLLSRIGQWNPEQRAYTGAKQTRFMVHPSSALGKKPPAWVMAFELVETSQLFARTAAKLDPEWLAAAAPHLLKRSYSDPHWSEKSARAVVKESATLFGLTVFKERPVALVTMDPERARLMFLEHALVRGEYRTRGAFQEKNLQVLERVARLRDKARKSELLDSEALLTFFDQRVPADVTDGAGFEVWRRKAEAADPGVLVLSMEDALAYDPGLSPASYPDAVSLHGVSVPVAYTFDPSAEDDGITLSVPLLLLAQLVPGELDWTIPGWHREKLTALLEQLPRAQRKQLGPLPELVDRLAKELVPFRGPLIPALARAVSRLCDVDVTEDSFRAEAVPPYLRTTLRVLDERGKELARSRDADTLLEQHGGHARSVLRSAAPASDWERKGLTAWTFGELPAVVTRRVGGLEVRSYPALVDRGATVDLVLLETAAAAEAAMRTGVRRLLMLAARGHVAVSAARMPQPIPSLDGAPPAKGQADAFRMLVLARAVDDAFKLAPGTPLPRTKVAFEALLQGGSPRIEQTAREWANAVVVTSGELVQTLAALKAASKGQSGAAAVRDIRSQLGQLFPAKLIESIPFARLLHYPRYLRAAQARLARAVANPAKDAGKAAPFTPLWETFLTKCATVRDQEAAQELRWTFEELRVAIFAPEVTTPVSVTVAKVGAALAALR
- a CDS encoding MBL fold metallo-hydrolase — encoded protein: MRVHHLNCGTLCPASARFVLGEGGLFTRARLVCHCLLIESDDGLVLVDTGLGLADIQDPRRLGQRFLRRNAPRLSREETAAAQVERLGFRREDVRHIIPTHLDLDHVGGLADFPRAKVHVFRDEYAAAMAPVGRSAKFGYRAAQWAHQPLWRPYDVAGERWFGFASVRVIPELASELVMVPLVGHSEGHCGVAVRTEGRWLLHAGDAYFSHKEMDPVSPRSPWGLALFQRLRSTDNAARLENQARLRALVKEHPDEVSMFSAHCAVELERYVRASVMPALTPSSVARDSAA
- a CDS encoding cytochrome c oxidase assembly factor Coa1 family protein — translated: MSTSSSRPVSLAKRAVQGVLGLLALAVAFQVYDRVKLRMSGAPRAALEKLAACAEARNLLGEPIDASWWGWSYGSLKVPRTSQAWSAASGRVDWWMPVAGSTGRGVLHFQGEKINGFWTLEAVLELDGATVQTRGCAAL